Part of the Moritella sp. 24 genome is shown below.
CAACAGATGGTTATCGAAAGGCCATTGAAGATGCAAGTGGTGGTTTAAATACGGTCATTTACGACGCGCAAGGTAATCCGAACGTAATGTATGTGCAGCAGCGTTTTAATCTTGAAGATGCTAACGCAGCGCTTTTGGCTCGCACTGGCATTGATTTTAAATTGGGTGTGGGTACGCCAACAGCATTTCTAACGAATGGTGTGCCACGTTCTGAAATCTTCATTGGTCGATTTTTAGCGTCATCAATGGGTGCAGGTACCGCCGTCGTTGGTGGCGTGCAGCCTAAAACGTCTGTTAACTTTGATGCTGCCCGTGAGCTATGCACGAGAAAAGGCGATGGCTGGCACTTAATGTCGATCCATGAGCAAGCGGCGCTAGCGCTGTACGCATTCATTAATAACACAATCCCACGCGGCAACACTAATTACGGTCGAAGCCATGAGTGCAAATGGGAATCTGCTCGACGCTCCGATAACGGCGTACCTGGTGAAGCATCAGGTACAGGCCGTTCAGATACAGGTAAGGGGCCTGCATCGTGGAATCATGACGGTTCGCCTTTCGGTGTTGCAGACTTAGTGGGTAATACATGGGAGCACGTTGATCAACTCTTGCTTGATGATGGGCAATTCCTTGTAACACCTGATAACAACCCTGGCATGGCAGAGGCGGAGTGGAGTCGATTGGCTGCGTTCTTGGATTCTACCTCTGACTCGCAATCTGGCAATGTAGGTTCACCAATATTTAATAGCTCGGTGACTAAGCGAAACGGCCCTGTTGATGATGATGGTACAGCTCATGCTTATATGCACAATGCCAATTTTGCCGCAATGTTAAAAACAGAGAGTTACGCGGGTAATGAATTACTGCGACAGCTGCTCATTGAATCTGAAGATCCAGCGAGCGTTGGTGGCTCTATCTATGCACGAAATCACGGTGCGCGCTCCCCGCGGCGAGGCGGCAGCTGGAACAATGGCTCTAGCGCCGGTCTGGGTGCTCTCGACCTCTATCTTGCTCGCACGGGTGCGTACAGCAACATCGGGTTTCGCCCTGCTTTCTTTGGGTAGTGGTTACTGTTATTTGGTTTCGTGCGCGATAGCGCACTTTTAGAATTTTAAATTAAACGTGAGTGTGACAAGTGAGTAAAAATCTAATTATAGACGAGAAGTGCCGAGAAATGATTATGTATGGGTACGTCGCTATTCGACAATTCCCCAAGCATGAAAAGCACGTTCTTGGCGCTGAGATTAGAATGTCTATGTTACAGGTTCAGCGCCTTATCATTACAGCGCTGAAACGCTACCACAAAAAGACCACGCTCACGGATTTAGACATTGAGTTATCCATCCTGCGTCGCCGCGTGAGGCTAGCCAAGGACCTAAAGTACATCGACCTCAAGCGCTATGAAATTTGGGCTGGTTACATGGTAGAAATAGGTCGCATGGTTGGCGGCTGGATACGCTCAGTAAATGGTAAAAAGGTATCGGCATTATGATTACGCGCTCCCCGCTACGAGGCGGCAACTGGAACAATGGCTCTAACGCCGGCCTGGGTGCTCTCAACCTCAATAATGCTCGCACGAATGCGAACAACAACATCGGGTTTCGCCCTGCTCTTGATTACGCCAGAAGCAGTTTTCCTACGGGAGGCTGCCAGTGCAAGTTTGAAAAGGATGCAGGTACCTCAGCAATTGCTGAAACATTGTATACATCTATTGATGCGTCAATAGAATGCGCTTACGAAGAGATTTATGCTTTTGAAAACCTACTTTCAGCGGCGTATTCATGCCGAAAGGGTAAATCTAAAAATCAATCTGTAATGAAATTTTTCGATAACTTAGAAGAAAATATCATACAGATACAAAACGAGCTTATGTGGTGTGAGTACGCCCCGTCGCCGTACCATCAATTTTTCGTCTTTGAGCCTAAGCGCCGGTTAATATCAGCGCCAAACTTCAAGGATAGAGTTGTTCACAGGGCTATATATAATATTATCGAGCCACATTTCGACAAGACGTATATTTACGATTCATACGCCTGCCGCCGTGGAAAAGGAACGCATAAAGGAGCTGATAGAGCGCAAGCGTTCATACGCAACGTAGAGCGTAAAAGTAACAAGGCCTACGCGTTAAAGGCCGATATATATCATTATTTTTCAAGTATCGACCACGGTATTTTAAAGCAGATATTGTCTAAAAAGATCAAGTGCCAAAAAACATTAAGCTTACTTGGTTTTATTATTGATACTAGCCCTGCTGATGAGGTGGGGGTCGGTATTCCCCTGGGTAACCTTACAAGCCAAATGTTTGCCAATATCTACCTTAACGAGCTGGATAGATATGCAAAGCATTACCTAAAAGAAAAGTATTACATACGCTACATGGATGACTTTGTTTTTATCGGACCAGATAAGGATAAGCTGCATGGAATACGCGTAGATGTTGAGAAATTCCTATGGGAACAGCTGAGATTAAAGACAAACTCAAAGACGCAGGTATTCCCGATCGCAAAAGAGAGGGGTCGCGCCCTGGACTTCTTAGGATTCAGAATATACGCAACACACCGCTTACTAAGAAAAAGCAGTGTTAAGCGCATAAAATCAAACCTAAAAAAATTACGAAAAGGTTACGCCGCAGGTAGCGTCACAATACGTGAGATGCAGCAATCGGTGCAATCATGGCTTGGACACGCCAAGCACGCGCAGACATATAATTTACGACGCACCCTATTTTCGGTGCCTTTTATTAAAAAACCGGAGTGAAAAACAATGACATTTACTTATATTTTTGGTGGTGAACGCCACCACGATACAACCAATGGGTACATGGCCGCACTTGGCATGAGTGAAGAACAAATTAAATCAACATTGCTACAGCAGCAATTTGAAATCAAACAGCTTAAAGCGGCGTGCGTAAAGTGGCGCGATGGCAAATTAAAGTCGGTAATTGACCGCATTGAGCAGCACGAGCGAGATAGTGTTATTGATGAGCAATATAAAACGTCAGCAACAACAGGTGAGCAGTATTTACTTTTACTTGAAGACAGAAAGGCACTCTGCGACTACCCTTCATCCCCTCTATTCCCGTACTGCGAGCGACCAGTGCTAATTGCAAGCGCTTAAGAAAGCGGTTAGGCACTCAAATTAATTCCACCAGCCCTGCTTTTTAAGTAGGGCTTTTTTCGTTCTAACGCACCGTCTTTTTATCGCTCCTCATACAATGCAAT
Proteins encoded:
- a CDS encoding reverse transcriptase/maturase family protein, with translation MITRSPLRGGNWNNGSNAGLGALNLNNARTNANNNIGFRPALDYARSSFPTGGCQCKFEKDAGTSAIAETLYTSIDASIECAYEEIYAFENLLSAAYSCRKGKSKNQSVMKFFDNLEENIIQIQNELMWCEYAPSPYHQFFVFEPKRRLISAPNFKDRVVHRAIYNIIEPHFDKTYIYDSYACRRGKGTHKGADRAQAFIRNVERKSNKAYALKADIYHYFSSIDHGILKQILSKKIKCQKTLSLLGFIIDTSPADEVGVGIPLGNLTSQMFANIYLNELDRYAKHYLKEKYYIRYMDDFVFIGPDKDKLHGIRVDVEKFLWEQLRLKTNSKTQVFPIAKERGRALDFLGFRIYATHRLLRKSSVKRIKSNLKKLRKGYAAGSVTIREMQQSVQSWLGHAKHAQTYNLRRTLFSVPFIKKPE
- the avd gene encoding diversity-generating retroelement protein Avd — its product is MSKNLIIDEKCREMIMYGYVAIRQFPKHEKHVLGAEIRMSMLQVQRLIITALKRYHKKTTLTDLDIELSILRRRVRLAKDLKYIDLKRYEIWAGYMVEIGRMVGGWIRSVNGKKVSAL